The following nucleotide sequence is from Flavimarina sp. Hel_I_48.
ATTCGGTATTGGATTAATGGCCTTTTTGATACATAAAACAGCCTTTTAAGGTACTAATTTCCGCTTTGCGGATCATATATTTATGCGTAATCTACTTCTTTTATTTGGTTTGCTTTGGCTTACCGTTCCCATGCATGCGCAAGAAGATCCTGCGCTTAAAGAAGTGAATATTGATGATCTGGGCAATGTGACAGATAAATTTCAGGAATCGTTTTTTGAAGCTTTAAAACAAAAAGCGATCGAAAATTATGACCGTGCGATTACCGCGTTGGATGTCTGTATTGCCCTTCGTCCCAAAGAAGCTATTCTCTACTTTGAAAAAGGGAAGAATATGGCACTTTCTGGAAAAACGGAAGGCGCAGAATATAATTACTTAAAAGCGCTGAAATTGAAGCCTAAGCAGCGCGATGTGATGGAAAGTCTTTACGAAGTGTATTATGCGAAGCAAAATTTTCAAAAGTCCATAGACCTTGTAAAGCAGCTTATTTCTTTTGATCCGCAGTACAAAGAAGACCTTGCACGCATTTATATACGTACTAAAGAATTTGATAAAGCGCTTGCGCTACTGGATGAGCTTGATAATGAAATGGGTAAAGATACCTACAGAGACCAGATGCGGCGTCAGGCTTATGCGCTAAGCGGTGGCGATCTTGAAGAACAGGCCATTAGAGAGCGTATCAAGTCCAATCCTGATTCTGAACAAAATTACCTTAACCTTATCTATGTATTCAGTGAGCAGGGCGAGACGCAAAAAGCGTATGAAACTGCCCAAAAATTACTGGATATCAATCCCAAAGCAGATGCCGCGCACCTTGCTCTTTATAAATTCAACCTGGATAAAGGCAATATAGAAGAAGCAGTACGTTCTATGGATAAAGTGCTCAGGAGTACTTCTATTGAAGTGAAGGCGAAGCATAGTGTGCTCAATGATTTTTTGCTCTTTGTGGAAGAACATCCCGAGTTTGAGAATGAACTTGAGCAGGCAGTAGCCCTTTTCAGCGAAAAGGAAAAAATAGATGTCAATCAGGAGTTGGCGGGTTATTATCTTAAAAACGATGATAAGGAAAAAGCGCTTGATTATTACCTCAACGCCTATCAAAGTGAGCCCGAAGATTTTAATGTGATCAAAAACCTCATGATTTTACAATTGGAAGCCCTGAAGTTTCAGGAAACGGTAAAACTGGCTCAGGAAGGTCAGGATCTCTATCCCAGCCAGCCTATCTTTTATTTGATTTCGGGTGTGGCTAATAACAGTTTGGAAAATTACACGGCTGCCATTCAGGATCTTGAAATAGGTATTGATTATGTAATTGAAGACCCTACAATGAAAAGTGATTTTTATACGCAACTAGGTGCTGCTTATGAAAAATCTGGAAATCCCACTAAAGGCGCTGAATATAAAAAACGCGCTACCCAATTGATGCAATAAAAACTATGAAATATACTTTTTCAATTCTTTTTTGCTTTGTGCTATTACTAAGTGGTTGTAAATCTACCCGTACAGCGGTCACTCCAGAAGACCTGGCTTCGGCAAAAATTATAGAATCGCATTACGATACGCATTTCGATTTTAATACCCTTGCCGCAAAACTTAAGGTTCGTTATAAAGATGAACATACCACACAAGGCGTAAGCGTGAGCCTGCGTATGGAAAAAGATAAAACCATATGGATGAGTGCCTCCATTTTAGGTATTTCGCTTGCAAAAGCAAAAATAACCCCAGATCATGTGCAGTATTATGAAAAGATAGATGGAACCTACTTTGATGGTGATTTTGAATTATTGAGTGAGCTTTTGGGTACAGCGCTTGACTTTAAGCAGGTGCAGGCACTTCTTCTGGGCCAGCCTATTTTTGAACTCAACAAAGGCGGTTACAACGCCATTGCCGGTCAACAGAATTACCTGGTTGTTCCTAAAAAACAGCGTGATCTTTTTAGTTTGTTCTTTTATCTGGATCCACAGCGTTTTACCATGCAGCAGCAACGTCTGCAACAGAAAAACAAGGATAGGGAACTTACTGTTTCCTATAGTGATTATGCAGCTCAAAATATAGGCATCTTGCCAGAAGAGGTTTTGGTACGTGCAAAAGAAGGCGACAAAACTACAGAAATAGATATCTCCTACCGCAATGTAGAGGTCAATGAAGAGGTAAGTTTCCCTTTTGAAATACCTGGCGGTTATAAAGAAATTGAACTTTGATCCGACTTTTTTGCATACCGAAGTCCGTTTTTTTACTTGTTTTCCTAATTTTTGGAACCCAAATGCTTTCGGCACAGACCGAAAAACAAAAACAGCTGGAGCGTGAGCGCCAGGAACTGCTGAACCAGATCTCTCAGATCAATAAACTAAGGCAGACCAATAAAAGACAGGAGATCAATGTGCTCAATCAGGTGGAAGATCTCTCTCAGAAAATCAAAGCGCGTGAAGATTTGATACGGGTAACTAATAAACAAGCCAATCTCCTTACGGGTGAAATCAATAAGAATCTTGAGAAGATATCGGCGCTACGCGATGAGCTCGAAAAGTTAAAGCAGGAATATGCAGCGCTCGTGCTCAAATCCTACAAAAGTAAAAGTAGCCAGAGCCGTATTATGTTCTTGTTATCTTCAAAAAGTTTTACCCAGGCCTATAAAAGGGTACAGTACCTCAAACAATACAACAATTACCGAAAAAAACAGGGCGAGCAAATACAGGAACGTGCAGCACTTCTGCAAGAAACCAACCGTAAATTAGCTGCTCAAAAAGCCGAAAAAGAACAACTTATTGCCGAAAATAAGAAGGAACAGGCCCAACTTCAAGAAGAGAAAAAACAGCAGGATGGTCTGATGGCAACCATAAAGAAAAAAGAAAGCACGTACGCAGGCCAGATAAATAGCAAGCAACGCGCAGCAGACCGTATTGATAAGGAAATAGACCGCATCATTCGAGAAGCGATTGCGGCATCAAACAAAAAAACAGGAAATACCAGCACTACTAAAGGCAGCACAACCACCTTTGCACTGACCCCAGAAGCACGTGCCCTGGCCAATGACTTTGCATCCAATAAAGGTAAATTGCCCTGGCCGGTCGAATCTGGACGCATTTATAAAAAATTCGGTACTTCGCGCCACCCTACCCTATCAAATATTACTACCTACAATAGCGGTGTAGAAATAGAAACCGAACCCGGAAGCCTTGCGCGGTCTGCGTTTAAAGGAACTGTTTTCAAGATACAAAGTCTGCCAGGTGCAAATTTTGCGGTTTATGTACGCCACGGTAATTATATAACCGTCTATCAAAATCTTATAAACCTTCAGGTAAGCGTTGATCAGCAAATAGCGGTTAAACAAGCTATAGGAGCAGTGGCAAAAGACACTTTTACCGGAAAGACCATCCTAAAATTTGTGGTTTACAAAGATAGCGAACGCCAGAATCCCGCAGAGTGGATCAATAGTATGTGAAAGTGATCGTTTACCCTAAAGTATTTCAACTACCTATAATTGAAAGTTGCCTCCCGTATCTAAAGGAAAATCTAAAGCTGTGTAGAATAACCCAGTGAAAATTGCGGTAACAACGGCTATGAGCGATGTTTTGAAAATAGAAAATTTCCCCTCTTTGATTTCCATAGCATCAGATAGGGCGATTTTATCATTCTTGTCAAAAAAAAGGGAGGCTATTTTCAGGCTATCCATTCCATCTTTGTACTTAAATCGTTTAACCGTTCCATCTTCAAAGGTCATCTTATAGTGCTTGCCTATTAGCATATCTTCTGTATTCTCTATAGGTGTTTTGTAACTGTAGCAACTGTTGAAGATAATAGATAATATGAGAAAATAACAAAATCTTTTCATGTTAGCTGTTTATTACATTAATAACACAAATTAGGTAAAAATTGAATATAATTCACTACTATAGTACGCTCCAATAAATGTTTTTATCCTAGTTATTAACTACTTGGCTATTCTTGATTTTTCCGTTTCTCGAGAATCTCAAATAACAATTCGGGCTCGTTTGTGGTGATAAATTCAGCATTCTGGTCTAGCAAACGCTTCATATCTTCTGGTTTGTTTACGGTCCAGGCATTGATACTGAGTCCCAGTTCATGGGCATCTTTAATCCAGTGCCGATTTTTTTCATACACACTAAAATGGTAATCAAGGCCGGTATAACCTGCTTCTTTAACTTCCTCTGGTGTTTTATCACCATTTAAATAAGCAATGTGCGCATTGGGATCGAGTTCATGTACATATGCTCCCGCGTCAAAATCAAAACAGATATATTCTACCCACTTTTGGGCCTTTAGATGATGCACTAACGCAACAGACAATTTTGTAAGTTCTAAAGTGCGTTCTTTATCAACTTCTGAAGATTTTATTTCAAAAATGAGCTTTGTTTTATCCTGCTTCATTCCTTCGGTAAGATACTCTTCAACGGTAGGTATTTTTTCCCCGTTGGGATGTTTTAGAGCCAGCAGCTCGTTATAAGTAGAAGTCGCTATATCCAAACCGTAAAATTCAGCATCATGATTCACTACAAGCACGTTATCGCTCGTCATATGAACATCAAATTCTGAACCATGACAACCCAGTTTAATAGCTTCTCTAAGCGCGGCTATTGAATTTTCTGGATATTGGTTCTTTTTCCATGCGCCCCTGTGGGCAATAACAACATTATCGTGAAATTGTGCCATAACTTCCAGCGGACGTATTAAAGACATTAGCAGAAAAAAAATCAAATAATTTTTCATAAAACCCGAATTGCTCTTTTCAAAAATAGACATGAAAAACGGTTATTTCTTTGTATTTGTATCATTTCTAAGTTAAGAATCAACACATTTTGAAAAAATGATAGTTGAGGACCATACTACCTTGTAGAAGTAGGGCATTCTGTAATCACCCAATCCTTAATTCGTATCTTTACGCTTTATAAAGCATTATGCGCTGGAGCTTAAAACCCATTCCCGAACAAAATACAACCAGGACACTTTCTACAGCGCTTGGTGTTTCAGAAACCGTAGCACAGCTCCTTGTGCAGCGAGGTATCCATACTTTTGAGGAAGCAAAAAAATTCTTTCGCCCTTCGCTGGAT
It contains:
- a CDS encoding tetratricopeptide repeat protein, whose protein sequence is MRNLLLLFGLLWLTVPMHAQEDPALKEVNIDDLGNVTDKFQESFFEALKQKAIENYDRAITALDVCIALRPKEAILYFEKGKNMALSGKTEGAEYNYLKALKLKPKQRDVMESLYEVYYAKQNFQKSIDLVKQLISFDPQYKEDLARIYIRTKEFDKALALLDELDNEMGKDTYRDQMRRQAYALSGGDLEEQAIRERIKSNPDSEQNYLNLIYVFSEQGETQKAYETAQKLLDINPKADAAHLALYKFNLDKGNIEEAVRSMDKVLRSTSIEVKAKHSVLNDFLLFVEEHPEFENELEQAVALFSEKEKIDVNQELAGYYLKNDDKEKALDYYLNAYQSEPEDFNVIKNLMILQLEALKFQETVKLAQEGQDLYPSQPIFYLISGVANNSLENYTAAIQDLEIGIDYVIEDPTMKSDFYTQLGAAYEKSGNPTKGAEYKKRATQLMQ
- a CDS encoding DUF4292 domain-containing protein; translated protein: MKYTFSILFCFVLLLSGCKSTRTAVTPEDLASAKIIESHYDTHFDFNTLAAKLKVRYKDEHTTQGVSVSLRMEKDKTIWMSASILGISLAKAKITPDHVQYYEKIDGTYFDGDFELLSELLGTALDFKQVQALLLGQPIFELNKGGYNAIAGQQNYLVVPKKQRDLFSLFFYLDPQRFTMQQQRLQQKNKDRELTVSYSDYAAQNIGILPEEVLVRAKEGDKTTEIDISYRNVEVNEEVSFPFEIPGGYKEIEL
- a CDS encoding murein hydrolase activator EnvC family protein, with protein sequence MLSAQTEKQKQLERERQELLNQISQINKLRQTNKRQEINVLNQVEDLSQKIKAREDLIRVTNKQANLLTGEINKNLEKISALRDELEKLKQEYAALVLKSYKSKSSQSRIMFLLSSKSFTQAYKRVQYLKQYNNYRKKQGEQIQERAALLQETNRKLAAQKAEKEQLIAENKKEQAQLQEEKKQQDGLMATIKKKESTYAGQINSKQRAADRIDKEIDRIIREAIAASNKKTGNTSTTKGSTTTFALTPEARALANDFASNKGKLPWPVESGRIYKKFGTSRHPTLSNITTYNSGVEIETEPGSLARSAFKGTVFKIQSLPGANFAVYVRHGNYITVYQNLINLQVSVDQQIAVKQAIGAVAKDTFTGKTILKFVVYKDSERQNPAEWINSM
- a CDS encoding glycerophosphodiester phosphodiesterase; the protein is MSLIRPLEVMAQFHDNVVIAHRGAWKKNQYPENSIAALREAIKLGCHGSEFDVHMTSDNVLVVNHDAEFYGLDIATSTYNELLALKHPNGEKIPTVEEYLTEGMKQDKTKLIFEIKSSEVDKERTLELTKLSVALVHHLKAQKWVEYICFDFDAGAYVHELDPNAHIAYLNGDKTPEEVKEAGYTGLDYHFSVYEKNRHWIKDAHELGLSINAWTVNKPEDMKRLLDQNAEFITTNEPELLFEILEKRKNQE